A region from the Corticium candelabrum chromosome 14, ooCorCand1.1, whole genome shotgun sequence genome encodes:
- the LOC134190004 gene encoding A disintegrin and metalloproteinase with thrombospondin motifs 18-like, whose product MWPWILQLMLCCCYAFASVVAANGGPFKGFNSKWLEHPDTDIAFPVLIHSEGFTSNLLPSKSDRNKRSVGTGSGLLLYRLSGFGVNYELQMASNDKLVSTSVLVQTIQDGNMGEEEVMTEYVVNKGCHLNGLVRVDDDNGSLDNTQWGRAAISVCDGNMTGVMKMWDYEVHIEVSTEGETPKRHILQKRFTETNMFDGNYCNVTEADGVQNNERHSEHLKRAAGSIRAKRQSLHNQTLYVETMVAVDKITLKRWKKLGITQVENYALTLVNIANMLWANSATGFDVRIVVTRMMFLRKTPRNLKLTRNSEVLLNLFCEWQNSINSHNESLLSHYDYAILITGNELCHKVGGKKVCVEYGRAYRGDMCNLPRSCQVATSAGFRTGFVIAHEMGHSFGMIHDDGNNCGAQQGLMAVKASAKTNLFRWSPCSLRDMQNFLRNKDHYGCLLDSPPSDTLQFRDRWAGSRYDLNEQCSFEVGMNTTVCDSGGSVCQALVCRVDNRCSTSYVPALDGSICGQKRVCVRGRCVLATERDQHTLVAAAWCEWSQVSSCSESCGGGLKYRTRVCNCPQPSHGGQFCEGRNYTVELCNTLPCHINSLDPKVKACRTKTDSSSKPMEPYYRENNACRLHCFSTTTGEVVAMNESVQNATKCNPTMPSNDRCFRGQCEKFGCDYKWQSNAHEDYCGVCQGTRRTCKFRSKVYSKQIAKSGYHGVVKIPIQATNIVIEEMDILNDLYLALQLSSGSQLFVLNGNKRPGAAWSTIEAAGTVIEYSRPSYAHETIRIKGPLQELVKIMIFSAQTNSSLSARIKVQYSMPLNRTDYGRGIKEYIWEKRDGACSKTCRGGFQEVSFYCRATIGGHYVNYTYCDSTATHAPKSHTIACNTDVLCNGGSPVYNWHIGNWSHCSATCGTSQRERDVRCYDETTSVYVDNNYDRCQAQEPSTMQTCLVPVCKKKPVNGGWSKWEVSGDCSKTCGSGIGVETRTCTNPKPSNGGKRCVGVAQRQVCCNTKTCIPTSINGFTVQCSKKYPSSKALFSPVDLLACRIKCQLSGGSEGTVDAEDGTRCQLQSSSRCLNQKCVPVGCDCEFGSTNTAGCGLCYNQSANCKLFTSKYSLQNYNAGRNHHIVGIPINAYHLQVSMKKDVSGIITIQSFRRESVSFSKFRYSGESMFAFGGEVRYTSASAEESLMFYGPTAEDLTISIYLLGSVGNQKSDAIRVSYFKGA is encoded by the exons ATGTGGCCATGGATACTACAGTTGATGCTATGTTGTTGCTATGCTTTTgcttctgttgttgctgcaaaCGGAGGACCATTCAAG GGGTTCAATTCCAAGTGGCTGGAACATCCAGACACAG ATATTGCATTTCCTGTGCTTATTCACTCAGAGGGCTTTACCAGTAACTTGCTACCTTCAAAGTCTGATCGAAACAAGCGTAGTGTTGGTACTGGAAGCGGTCTTCTCTTATATCGTCTTAGTGGATTTGGAGTTAATTATGAGCTCCAGATGGCATCTAATGACAAATTAGTATCAACTTCAGTTCTTGTGCAAACTATCCAAGATGGAAATATGGGAGAAGAAGAAGTCATGACAGAATACGTTGTCAATAAAGGGTGTCATTTGAATGGATTGGTTCGtgttgatgatgacaatgGGAGTTTAGACAACACGCAGTGGGGTCGGGCAGCAATCAGTGTTTGTGATGGTAACATG ACTGGCGTTATGAAGATGTGGGACTATGAGGTGCATATTGAAGTTTCGACAGAAGGGGAAACTCCAAAGAGACATATTCTGCAGAAGAGGTTTACAGAAACGAATATGTTTGATGGAAATTATTGCAATGTTACTGAAGCTG ATGGTGTTCAAAACAACGAGAGGCATTCTGAACATTTGAAACGTGCAGCAGGAAGCATAAGAGCAAAACGGCAGTCACTTCATAATCAAACCTTGTATGTTGAGACAATGGTTGCTGTAGATAAAATCACTCTAAAACGGTGGAAGAAGTTGGGAATTACTCAAGTTGAAAATTATGCTTTAACATTGGTGAACATT gcAAATATGCTGTGGGCAAACAGTGCAACTGGATTCGATGTCAGAATTGTAGTAACGCGTATGATGTTTCTAAGGAAAACTCCT AGAAATCTCAAGCTCACCAGAAACTCAGAAGTTCTTTTGAATTTATTTTGTGAATGGCAGAATTCAATAAATAGTCACAATGAAAGTCTGCTATCCCATTATGATTATGCTATTCTTATTACGGG GAATGAGCTTTGTCACAAAGTAGGGGGCAAAAAGGTTTGTGTAGAATATGGTCGTGCATATCGTGGAGACATGTGCAATTTACCTCGCTCATGCCAAGTGGCTACCAGTGCTGGTTTTCGTACTGGTTTTGTCATTGCTCATGAAATGGGGCACAG TTTTGGTATGATCCATGATGATGGCAATAACTGTGGAGCTCAGCAGGGACTAATGGCAGTCAAGGCGTCTGCTAAAACGAATCTGTTTCGATGGTCTCCATGCAGCCTAAGGGATATGCAAAATTTTCTCAG AAATAAAGATCATTATGGCTGTTTATTGGATTCACCTCCATCCGACACACTTCAATTTCGAGACAGGTGGGCGGGGTCACGATATGACCTTAATGAACAATGTTCATTTGAAGTTGGAATGAATACAACCGTGTGTGACTCTGGAGGA AGTGTCTGTCAAGCATTGGTGTGTCGGGTGGATAACCGATGCTCAACTTCGTATGTTCCTGCTCTTGATGGAAGTATTTGTGGTCAAAAGAGAGTTTGTGTTCGTGGACGGTGTGTTCTTGCAACTGAAAGAGATCAACATACTTTGGTCGCTGCTGCTTGGTGTGAATGGTCACAAGTTTCTAGTTGTTCCGAAAGTTGTGGAGGTGGTTTAAAATATCGCACACGAGTTTGCAATTGCCCACA GCCAAGTCATGGAGGACAATTTTGTGAGGGCAGAAACTACACTGTGGAGCTGTGCAATACCCTG cCTTGCCATATTAATTCTCTTGATCCAAAAGTGAAAGCGTGTCGTACTAAGACTGACAGCAGCAGCAAGCCAATGGAACCATACTACAGAG AGAACAATGCATGTAGACTGCATTGCTTCAGTACTACTACGGGTGAAGTGGTTGCAATGAACGAATCAGTTCAAAATGCAACAAAATGCAATCCCACTATGCCATCCAATGACCGATGCTTTAGAGGCCAGTGCGAG aaATTTGGTTGTGATTACAAGTGGCAGTCAAATGCCCATGAAGATTATTGTGGTGTGTGCCAGGGTACTCGAAGAACATGCAAATTTCGATCAAAAGTTTATTCAAAGCAAATAGCTAAGTCTG GCTATCATGGAGTCGTTAAAATTCCAATTCAAGCCACAAATATTGTTATTGAAGAAATGGATATCCTGAATGATTTATACTTAGCATTACAGCTAAGTTCAGGATcacaattgtttgtgttgaatGGCAATAAACGACCAGGAGCTGCATGGTCAACAATTGAGGCTGCTGGAACAGTGATTGAATACTCAAGGCCTTCCTATGCTCATGAAACTATCAGAATTAAGGGTCCATTGCAGGAGCTTGTCAAGATCATG ATTTTCTCTGCTCAAACAAACAGTTCTTTAAGTGCAAGGATCAAAGTGCAATACTCAATGCCTTTGAATCGTACGGATTATGGTAGAGGTATAAAAGAATATATTTGGGAGAAAAGGGATGGAGCTTGCTCCAAGACCTGCAGAGGAG GCTTTCAAGAGGTATCATTCTACTGTCGAGCAACAATAGGAGGACATTATGTCAACTACACTTATTGTGATAGTACTGCCACACATGCTCCCAAGTCCCATACTATTGCGTGCAACACAGATGTTCTTTGCAATGGAGG CTCACCTGTCTACAACTGGCATATTGGTAATTGGAGTCATTGCTCTGCTACATGTGGAACAAGTCAGAGGGAACGAGATGTTCGTTGCTATGATGAAACGACTTCTGTGTATGTTGACAATAATTATGATCGATGTCAAGCTCAAGAACCATCTACTATGCAAACTTGCCTTGTGCCAGTGTGCAAGAAG AAACCAGTCAATGGTGGTTGGTCAAAGTGGGAAGTGTCTGGAGATTGCTCAAAGACTTGTGGCTCAGGGATAGGCGTGGAGACTAGAACCTGTACCAATCCAAA ACCAAGTAATGGAGGGAAGCGTTGTGTTGGTGTAGCTCAACGACAGGTTTGTTGCAACACTAAG ACATGCATACCTACTAGCATCAATGGATTCACAGTTCAATGCAGTAAAAAGTATCCAAGCTCAAAGGCTCTGTTTTCTCCTGTTG ATTTGTTAGCATGCCGAATCAAGTGTCAGTTATCTGGTGGATCTGAGGGCACTGTTGATGCTGAGGATGGAACTCGGTGTCAGTTACAGTCATCAAGCCGATGTCTCAATCAAAAATGTGTG CCTGTTGGATGTGACTGTGAGTTTGGATCTACAAACACAGCTGGGTGTGGACTTTGTTACAATCAATCAGCTAACTGCAAATTATTCACTTCCAAATACAGCCTACAAAATTATAACGCAG GAAGAAATCACCATATTGTAGGTATACCAATAAATGCTTATCACTTACAAGTGAGCATGAAGAAGGATGTGAGCGGAATTATAA CGATTCAAAGCTTTAGAAGAGAATCGGTGAGCTTCAGCAAATTCCGTTACTCTGGGGAAAGCATGTTTGCTTTTGGTGGAGAAGTAAGATATACTTCCGCTTCTGCTGAAGAGTCATTGATGTTTTATGGGCCAACTGCAGAGGATTTGACAATTTCT ATTTATTTGTTGGGTAGCGTTGGTAATCAGAAGTCTGATGCTATACGTGTGTCATATTTCAAGGGAGCATGA
- the LOC134190186 gene encoding A disintegrin and metalloproteinase with thrombospondin motifs 16-like — translation MLRWTVWSTLCCSIALFTVKAEFSKGFDAKWLEHADTDVAFPMLLQSDGGFSTSNLLPSGAERSKRGAGSTEKWSVSYRLNGFGVDYELQMTPSDELVSPSGLVQTIQESNMGEEVVTEYISDEGCHLNGWVRADEGSNITTWGRAAISVCDGNMTGVMKMRNYEVHIEVASEEETPAIFGRGHLLQRRSTARNALEGTYCHVTEADHVQESQRQSESPEHATGSRTKRQAPGNQILFVETLVTLDKAAIDNRKMNNRRLQNYVLSMLNIANMLWSNSATGYDVRFVVMRIMLLKKTPSNFTKSNRSVELLSTFCKWQSAINSPDDRLQSHHDYAILITGNELCASGAKFCGELGRAYLSATCSSRYACQVTSDTGVRTGFVVAHEMGHSFGMYHDGEGNNCTGALKKIMAAQVSTLTNLFQWSKCSQLYIHNHLKRSRRHYTCLLDSPPTNALEFDNRWSGTRYDLNAQCSFQVGKKTKVCSYSWARKRVCQALWCQEGNICTTVYIPALDGSPCGKDKVCVQGQCVLESEKENYTLPNAPIHGTWCNWTPASNCSRTCGGGLQYRTRACECPQPSNGGQVCDGLNYRMNLCNTLPCVSQSINPRVKLCREKTDSNGMPMEPYYKVNNTCNLLCYSTTTRKVVSMGVTIKSGAKCDPNSLSNDRCFLGVCAPFGCDNKWQSDARTDNCGVCQGTERSCRFRSGTFQNQITKAGYHSAIEIPYRASNVFVNETRVLKHLYLAVQVLSPSLRVYVLNGNDQPKTSWQRINAAGTVIEYSRPSYAHETIKIEGPLQQRVKIMVLSTKSKKSFRPNIKWQYSVPSGRDFGKGSRQFIWDTRLGPCSTSCSGGLRNVSFYCRSTTGWLEGDYRFCDPTATRPPKAYTVSCNTDVLCSTSSPVYNWRTGNWNLCSATCGPSLQKRKVYCYNNATSQTVDNYHCQDPAPSATQKCSVPACMQNGGWSEWKASGKCSKTCGSGVLLETRACDNPKPINGGRPCIGTNRRHSCCNTKLCQPTSINEFTAQCRKKYPGSKAVFSLADLISCEIKCQLPQGSTMTVDADDGTRCDLRSTSRCLNQACRQVGCDCVFDSTNTPSECGLCDNQSAKCVSIISRYRIQHYIARDYHILDVPKGAYRLRVHMKKGGNEVEAGIVMYSFGREKISSTDFRTSSVQRLFAFGGEVSYTHSSVLHEETMTFYGPTQEGLQIFMLLEKAGNPKSPTIDVSYVISNEYEEIVYKYNHPYGWRLAKTACSVTCGSKAGVEHWEAQCAVKNTGDYAEISKCSTDYKPHPVHNQPCQGSGNCPGFVWQVKPWKQCSSSCGVGQQTRAIRCISEATQLGKRSDLCDSTLKPYSVQECVRSNCGQLKTDAPTTSEPTAATTPSPLPYFWTAYNWKSCSTSCGRGTQVRAVRCVERATGLRKKVSLCDGTPMPIEKRECNAGPCQRTTSPPPTTSAPSRYVWSPQEWISRCSVTCGVGYEMRRVKCVDRRTGISKKVSHCNASSKPSERRECIARPCDLQHACTEEPADCPAIKSTGSCNKAKFASVCCKSCR, via the exons ATGTTGCGTTGGACCGTCTGGTCAACATTGTGTTGTTCTATTGCTCTTTTTACGGTGAAAGCAGAATTTTCCAAG GGTTTTGATGCCAAATGGCTGGAGCACGCAGACACAG ATGTCGCATTTCCTATGCTTCTTCAGTCCGATGGTGGATTCTCCACTAGCAATTTGCTGCCTTCTGGGGCGGAGCGCAGCAAGCGTGGTGCTGGTAGTACCGAGAAATGGTCTGTGTCATACCGTCTCAACGGCTTTGGAGTTGATTACGAGCTGCAGATGACACCCAGCGACGAGCTGGTGTCACCTTCTGGTTTGGTACAGACAATTCAAGAGAGCAACATGGGTGAGGAAGTAGTGACGGAATACATTAGTGACGAAGGATGTCATTTGAACGGGTGGGTTCGTGCTGACGAGGGTTCAAATATCACGACGTGGGGCCGAGCAGCCATTAGTGTTTGTGACGGTAACATG ACTGGTGTTATGAAAATGAGAAACTATGAGGTGCACATTGAAGTCGCGTCAGAAGAGGAAACCCCAGCAATATTCGGTCGAGGACATCTCCTACAAAGAAGGTCGACAGCAAGGAATGCGTTAGAAGGAACTTACTGCCACGTCACTGAAGCTG ATCATGTTCAAGAGAGTCAAAGGCAATCCGAAAGTCCAGAACATGCAACAGGCAGCAGAACAAAACGACAGGCGCCTGGCAATCAAATCTTGTTCGTCGAGACGCTGGTTACTCTAGACAAAGCTGCAATAGACAATCGCAAGATGAATAATCGACGATTACAAAACTATGTCCTATCAATGTTGAACATT GCAAACATGCTGTGGTCAAACAGTGCAACCGGATATGACGTCAGATTTGTTGTAATGCGCATAATGTTACTAAAGAAAACTCCC TCCAACTTTACCAAATCTAATAGATCAGTGGAGCTTCTGAGTACATTTTGCAAATGGCAGAGCGCGATAAACAGTCCAGACGACCGTTTGCAATCCCATCACGACTATGCTATCCTTATTACAGG GAATGAGCTCTGCGCATCAGGGGCAAAATTTTGTGGAGAACTCGGTCGTGCGTATCTGTCGGCCACGTGTAGCTCAAGGTATGCCTGTCAAGTGACCAGCGATACTGGTGTTCGTACCGGCTTCGTAGTTGCTCATGAAATGGGCCACAG CTTTGGTATGTATCATGACGGCGAAGGCAACAACTGTACTGGAGCTCTGAAGAAGATAATGGCAGCTCAAGTGTCCACTCTGACCAATCTCTTTCAGTGGTCGAAATGCAGCCAACTATATATCCACAATCATCTCAA GAGGAGTCGTCGTCACTACACCTGTCTGTTGGATTCGCCTCCAACAAATGCGCTTGAGTTTGACAACAGGTGGTCTGGAACACGGTATGATCTTAATGCGCAATGCTCGTTTCAAGTTGGAAAGAAAACGAAAGTGTGTTCGTATAGTTGGGCTAGAAAG AGAGTTTGTCAAGCGTTGTGGTGTCAGGAGGGCAACATATGCACGACTGTTTACATTCCTGCTCTCGACGGCAGTCCATGTGGTAAAGACAAAGTGTGTGTTCAAGGACAATGTGTCCTCGAGAGCGAAAAAGAGAACTACACTCTACCTAACGCTCCCATACACGGCACTTGGTGTAATTGGACGCCAGCTTCTAATTGCTCCAGAACTTGTGGTGGTGGCCTACAATACCGGACTCGGGCATGTGAGTGTCCACA ACCCAGCAATGGAGGGCAAGTGTGTGACGGCCTAAACTACAGAATGAATTTGTGCAATACCCTG CCGTGCGTTAGTCAGTCCATCAATCCAAGAGTGAAACTCTGCCGTGAGAAGACCGACAGCAATGGCATGCCAATGGAACCGTACTACAAAG TAAACAATACGTGTAATTTGCTCTGCTACAGCACTACGACACGCAAAGTCGTTTCGATGGGAGTGACGATCAAAAGCGGGGCAAAATGCGATCCCAACAGTCTGTCTAATGATCGATGCTTCCTTGGCGTGTGTGCG CCATTCGGTTGTGATAACAAGTGGCAGTCGGACGCCCGTACAGACAACTGCGGCGTATGCCAGGGTACGGAACGGTCGTGCAGATTTCGATCAGGAACCTTTCAAAATCAGATAACGAAAGCGG GTTATCACAGTGCCATCGAAATCCCATATCGAGCATCAAATGTTTTTGTTAACGAGACGAGGGTCCTCAAGCATTTGTACTTGGCAGTACAGGTTTTGAGTCCGAGTCTGCGAGTGTATGTACTGAATGGAAACGATCAGCCCAAGACTTCGTGGCAGAGAATCAATGCGGCCGGAACCGTTATTGAGTACTCCAGACCTTCCTACGCCCACGAAACTATCAAAATCGAAGGACCATTGCAGCAGCGTGTCAAGATcatg GTTTTATCAACTAAATCCAAAAAGTCTTTCCGTCCAAACATCAAGTGGCAATACTCGGTGCCGTCCGGTCGTGATTTCGGCAAAGGAAGCCGACAATTCATATGGGATACACGTCTAGGACCCTGCTCCACGTCCTGCAGTGGAG GTCTTCGAAATGTATCATTCTACTGCCGATCGACAACGGGATGGCTTGAAGGAGACTATCGGTTCTGTGATCCAACTGCCACACGACCACCCAAGGCGTATACAGTTTCATGCAATACAGATGTCTTATGCAGCACAAG CTCACCTGTGTACAACTGGCGTACCGGTAATTGGAATCTGTGCTCGGCGACATGCGGACCGAGCCTGCAGAAACGAAAAGTCTATTGCTACAATAATGCAACCTCTCAGACTGTTGACAATTATCATTGCCAAGATCCAGCACCGTCTGCCACACAAAAATGCTCCGTACcagcatgcatgcag AATGGTGGTTGGTCAGAGTGGAAAGCATCCGGAAAATGCTCAAAGACCTGTGGCTCGGGGGTACTCTTAGAGACAAGAGCTTGCGATAATCCAAA GCCGATCAATGGAGGCAGACCGTGTATTGGTACAAATCGCCGACATTCGTGTTGCAACACTAAA CTGTGCCAGCCGACCAGTATCAACGAATTCACAGCCCAATGCAGAAAGAAGTATCCAGGATCGAAAGCCGTGTTCTCTCTTGCCG ATTTGATATCGTGTGAAATCAAGTGTCAGTTACCACAAGGATCTACCATGACTGTTGATGCCGACGATGGCACTCGATGTGACTTACGCTCAACAAGTCGATGTCTCAATCAAGCATGTAGG CAAGTTGGATGTGACTGCGTGTTTGACTCTACAAATACCCCATCTGAATGCGGTCTCTGTGACAACCAATCGGCTAAGTGCGTATCAATTATCTCCAGATACAGAATACAGCATTATATTGCAA GAGATTATCATATTTTGGATGTACCAAAGGGTGCTTATCGTTTACGTGTGCACATGAAGAAGGGGGGAAACGAGGTCGAAGCAGGCATAG TGATGTATAGTTTCGGACGGGAAAAAATTAGCTCCACCGATTTCCGTACCTCTTCAGTTCAACGGTTGTTTGCCTTCGGCGGGGAAGTGAGCTACACTCACAGTTCCGTCCTACACGAGGAAACAATGACGTTTTATGGACCAACTCAAGAAGGATTACAAATTTTT ATGTTGCTAGAAAAAGCCGGCAATCCTAAGTCTCCTACTATAGACGTGTCGTACGTAATCAGCAATGAATATGAAGAAATTGTTTATAAGTATAATCATCCCTATGGTTGGAGATTGGCCAAGACGGCCTGCTCTGTGACATGTGGCAGTAAAG CCGGGGTTGAACATTGGGAGGCACAGTGTGCTGTCAAAAACACGGGAGATTACGCCGAAATCTCCAAATGTTCAACGGACTACAAGCCTCATCCCGTTCACAATCAACCGTGTCAAGGAAGTGGTAATTGTCCGGGTTTCGTTTGGCAAGTCAAGCCGTGGAAACAGTGCAGCAGCTCGTGCGGAGTCGGGCAGCAAACGAGAGCCATAAGATGTATATCTGAGGCAACACAATTAGGCAAACGATCGGACCTCTGCGATTCAACACTAAAGCCATACTCTGTACAAGAATGCGTGAGGAGCAACTGCGGACA GCTTAAAACCGATGCACCAACAACATCGGAGCCAACGGCAGCGACGACTCCTTCGCCATTGCCATATTTCTGGACAGCCTACAATTGGAAGTCTTGTTCGACATCGTGCGGTAGAGGTACTCAGGTTAGGGCAGTGCGGTGTGTGGAGCGAGCGACTGGCCTACGAAAGAAGGTCTCTCTCTGTGACGGTACTCCAATGCCCATTGAGAAAAGAGAGTGCAATGCCGGACCTTGCCAAAG AACTACGTCGCCGCCACCAACCACTTCTGCTCCTAGTAGATACGTGTGGTCACCACAGGAGTGGATAAGTCGTTGTAGTGTGACGTGTGGTGttgggtatgaaatgagacGTGTAAAGTGTGTGGACAGACGAACGGGAATAAGCAAGAAGGTGTCGCATTGTAATGCGAGCTCGAAGCCTAGTGAAAGGAGAGAATGTATCGCACGACCATGCGATCTTCAGCACG CTTGCACAGAGGAACCCGCTGACTGTCCAGCTATCAAGTCGACCGGATCGTGCAACAAGGCAAAGTTTGCAAGCGTATGCTGCAAGTCGTGTCGTTGA